In the genome of Halobacterium noricense, one region contains:
- a CDS encoding bifunctional methylenetetrahydrofolate dehydrogenase/methenyltetrahydrofolate cyclohydrolase, giving the protein MTSIIDGNGVAADVRDDLADSVAALKDAGVTPRLATVLMNDKQASETYVSMKQRDCEEISIAAEDIRIDPDAPAEELFDTVTELNDREDVHGILVQDPTPEHVPDERVLSAVDPAKDVDGFHPENVGKLVAGNARFKPCTPHGIQKLLASEGVDTEGKEVVVVGRSNIVGKPLANLLVQKGEGGNATVTVCHSRTEDLAAHTRRADIVVAAAGVTELVDGSMLSEGTVVIDVGINRVDADTEKGYELVGDVEFESAEEKASAITPVPGGVGPMTRAMLLYNTVKAAGEQTGTDVELP; this is encoded by the coding sequence ATGACCAGCATCATCGACGGGAACGGCGTCGCCGCCGACGTCCGTGACGACCTCGCGGACTCCGTGGCCGCGCTGAAAGACGCCGGTGTTACGCCGCGACTCGCCACCGTCCTGATGAACGACAAGCAGGCCAGCGAGACGTACGTCTCGATGAAACAGCGGGACTGCGAGGAAATCAGCATCGCCGCCGAGGACATCCGCATCGACCCCGACGCGCCCGCCGAGGAGCTCTTCGACACGGTCACCGAGCTCAACGACCGCGAGGACGTCCACGGCATCCTCGTGCAGGACCCGACGCCCGAACACGTCCCCGACGAACGCGTGCTCTCTGCGGTCGACCCCGCGAAGGACGTCGACGGCTTCCACCCCGAGAACGTCGGGAAGCTCGTCGCCGGGAACGCCCGCTTCAAGCCCTGCACGCCACACGGCATCCAGAAGCTCCTCGCGAGCGAGGGCGTCGACACTGAGGGCAAGGAGGTCGTCGTGGTCGGCCGTTCGAACATCGTCGGGAAGCCGCTCGCGAACCTCCTCGTCCAGAAGGGCGAGGGCGGCAACGCCACCGTCACGGTCTGCCACAGTCGCACGGAAGACCTCGCCGCACACACGCGCCGCGCGGACATCGTCGTCGCGGCCGCCGGCGTCACCGAACTCGTGGACGGCTCGATGCTCTCGGAGGGCACCGTCGTCATCGACGTCGGCATCAACCGCGTGGACGCCGACACCGAGAAGGGCTACGAGCTCGTCGGCGACGTGGAGTTCGAGAGCGCCGAGGAGAAGGCCAGCGCCATCACGCCCGTTCCCGGCGGTGTGGGCCCGATGACGCGCGCGATGCTGCTGTACAACACCGTGAAGGCCGCCGGCGAACAGACCGGGACGGACGTCGAACTCCCGTAG
- a CDS encoding DUF7117 family protein — protein MDVRGERECKSCGTRWSYYETGSVECPDCGSVRSVGVGERSTHTDGNADLDLSAARDAAADGDLRGALDPAADACRDYCQSRGFVSGGDLLDLDDTYLAAQELRRAAVLLGDALRTSDEAERYVLALLNGAADGERPAPDEVPESLRAIRGLAYAAAVDHYRADLRTYCDGEVPEPERGLLERLRDHAKRVDALDGDVAPEDAERLVEAARAIADALRGDESGVERARIRLDALA, from the coding sequence ATGGACGTGCGCGGCGAACGGGAGTGCAAATCGTGTGGGACGCGGTGGTCGTACTACGAGACCGGGAGCGTCGAGTGCCCCGACTGCGGGAGTGTGCGCAGCGTCGGTGTCGGCGAGCGCAGCACGCACACGGATGGGAACGCCGACCTCGACCTCTCGGCCGCCCGCGACGCCGCCGCGGACGGCGACCTGCGCGGTGCACTCGACCCCGCCGCGGACGCGTGTCGGGACTACTGCCAGTCCCGAGGGTTCGTCTCGGGCGGCGATCTCCTCGACCTCGACGACACGTATCTCGCGGCGCAGGAACTCCGGCGCGCGGCGGTCCTGCTCGGGGACGCGCTCCGGACGAGCGACGAGGCCGAACGCTACGTGCTCGCGCTGTTGAACGGCGCGGCGGACGGCGAGCGGCCCGCGCCCGACGAGGTGCCCGAGTCCCTGCGAGCGATTCGCGGGCTCGCGTACGCCGCGGCCGTCGACCACTACCGCGCGGACCTGCGGACGTACTGCGACGGCGAGGTGCCCGAGCCCGAGCGCGGGCTGCTCGAACGCCTCCGCGACCACGCCAAGCGGGTCGACGCGCTGGACGGCGACGTCGCTCCCGAGGATGCGGAACGGCTGGTAGAAGCAGCGCGCGCCATCGCGGACGCGCTCCGCGGCGACGAGTCGGGGGTCGAGCGGGCGCGCATCCGCCTCGACGCGCTCGCCTGA